In Topomyia yanbarensis strain Yona2022 chromosome 2, ASM3024719v1, whole genome shotgun sequence, one DNA window encodes the following:
- the LOC131684806 gene encoding dolichyldiphosphatase 1-like produces the protein MSSPDTESTLNAAAYNIANWQPITLTLVEYPKDDLLGKLLAWISLAPLGIGAGFVALILFRRDLHTIVFFVGTLFNEGINIFLKHWIREPRPVNRSQIWTEYGMPSSHSQCMCFFAQYVLLFIFIRLHHMNNNNARAERLVRILVLVMCWVVTILVCFGRIYLQYHSLSQVLVGAFVGIFIGTFWFFLTHYVLTPYFPMVVSWRVSELFLLRDTTLIPNILWFEYTVTRQEARARARKLVSMKSQ, from the exons ATGTCGTCACCGGACACGGAATCGACTCTGAATGCCGCAGCATACAATATTGCCAATTGGCAGCCTATAACGCTTACACTAGTGGAATATCCTAAAG ATGATCTGCTGGGTAAGCTTCTTGCGTGGATCAGTTTGGCACCGTTAGGTATCGGTGCCGGTTTCGTGGCACTAATATTGTTCCGAAGAGATTTGCATACC ATCGTATTCTTTGTGGGTACTCTATTTAATGAGggaatcaatatatttttaaaacattggATTAGGGAACCTAGACCGGTGAATCGATCACAGATCTGGACTGAGTACGGAATGCCTTCTAGTCATTCGCAGTGCATGTGTTTTTTCGCGCAATACGTACTGCTTTTCATTTTTATAAG ACTGCATCATATGAATAACAACAATGCACGAGCAGAACGCTTAGTACGAATTCTGGTCCTAGTAATGTGCTGGGTGGTCACCATCCTCGTCTGTTTTGGCAGAATCTATCTGCAGTATCACAGCCTGAGTCAAGTGCTGGTCGGTGCTTTTGTTGGCATCTTCATTGGAACATTCTGGTTCTTTTTAACACATTATGTCCTGACGCCTTATTTCCCGATGGTGGTCTCGTGGCGAGTGTCGGAATTGTTTCTTCTACGGGACACTACGCTAATTCCAAATATTCTTTGGTTCGAGTACACTGTCACGCGACAAGAGGCTAGGGCTCGGGCCCGTAAATTGGTCAGTATGAAATCCCAGTGA